One genomic segment of Candidatus Saccharimonas sp. includes these proteins:
- a CDS encoding glycogen/starch/alpha-glucan phosphorylase — MIKYKHKNNLKGKVVENYFEKINRRRVGQNIEDVSEFYEAIERANLTKKLSPERPYVYFTMEVYDKSNGIKGGGGLGVLAADTRRVAEKLEIPFVCVTPFYRRELHQSIHNLDQREEFISVNPGDFGFEYLDDVEIYTENMPPARLNIFQKILGSTRFLTMGESNFGELYAGDGSGDHRLYQEVSLGFGGYKALKMVGLKPSVIQLNETATIFAAVARLDELVRNGMNLYEAIVYVRKHTLYTNHTLVQAAESEFSFDQFNRIVMPNIESSALKTWIFGLFRNDRLKLSTLTIELAEAKNGVSRLHANVADYHDINGDKIKFKAITNGIDLPTWVLPEILEDFRNKDIFDKFDLPTENYKENLAKISAKDIRDFRKIGRRKLNQILAHRKDQYGHAVQIPENAMLFDFKRRFVSYKRPWMPFENMEELRRILRENNAHYILAGKVHQGDTEMRATLNSVLSKIESDDFLRERVHFIQDYDEELGLALAVGSDVSINVPIVGLEACGTSFMKDLANLKMLISTADGGVADISPAPCLEVSGANYNDELKSLYLQMNRAGQIFKDDYLLEKQIRKQLKGYVPVVSGSRMMKDYLRLIFGK; from the coding sequence TTGATAAAATATAAACATAAGAATAATCTAAAAGGAAAAGTGGTGGAAAATTATTTCGAAAAAATTAACCGACGGCGAGTCGGCCAAAATATTGAAGATGTTAGTGAATTCTATGAGGCGATTGAGCGTGCGAATTTAACTAAAAAATTATCTCCTGAACGCCCTTATGTTTATTTTACAATGGAAGTTTACGACAAAAGTAACGGTATTAAAGGTGGTGGTGGCTTGGGTGTTTTGGCGGCTGATACTCGGCGAGTGGCTGAAAAGCTTGAAATCCCATTTGTTTGTGTAACGCCGTTTTACCGAAGAGAGCTTCATCAATCAATTCATAATCTCGACCAAAGAGAAGAATTTATTTCGGTTAATCCAGGAGATTTCGGCTTTGAATATCTTGATGATGTTGAAATTTACACTGAAAATATGCCACCAGCCCGCCTAAATATTTTTCAAAAAATTCTTGGCTCAACACGATTTTTGACAATGGGTGAGAGTAATTTTGGTGAGCTTTATGCTGGAGATGGCTCTGGCGACCACAGACTTTATCAAGAAGTCTCACTCGGTTTCGGTGGCTATAAAGCGCTGAAGATGGTTGGGTTAAAGCCTTCAGTTATTCAATTAAATGAAACCGCCACGATTTTTGCAGCCGTTGCTCGGCTTGATGAGCTCGTTCGAAATGGAATGAATCTTTACGAGGCGATTGTTTATGTCCGAAAACACACACTTTATACAAATCACACTTTAGTTCAAGCAGCAGAAAGTGAATTTTCTTTTGACCAATTTAACCGAATTGTAATGCCAAACATCGAATCTTCAGCTTTGAAGACCTGGATTTTTGGGCTTTTTCGAAATGATAGGTTGAAGCTTTCAACGCTTACAATCGAACTCGCTGAAGCAAAAAATGGTGTTTCGCGGCTTCACGCAAATGTTGCAGATTATCATGATATTAATGGTGATAAAATTAAATTTAAAGCTATAACAAATGGAATTGATTTACCAACTTGGGTTTTGCCTGAGATTTTAGAAGATTTTCGAAATAAAGATATTTTTGATAAATTTGACTTACCAACAGAGAATTATAAAGAAAATTTAGCAAAAATTAGTGCAAAAGATATTCGAGATTTTCGAAAGATTGGTCGAAGAAAACTAAACCAGATTTTAGCTCATAGAAAAGATCAATATGGCCATGCGGTACAAATCCCTGAAAATGCGATGCTTTTTGATTTTAAACGGCGATTCGTATCTTATAAACGCCCTTGGATGCCTTTTGAAAACATGGAAGAGCTTCGCCGAATTTTGCGAGAAAATAACGCTCATTATATTTTGGCAGGAAAAGTTCATCAAGGCGATACTGAAATGCGAGCTACTTTAAATTCTGTACTTTCAAAAATTGAATCAGATGATTTCTTGCGTGAAAGAGTTCATTTTATTCAAGATTATGATGAAGAATTAGGCTTAGCCTTGGCTGTTGGTTCAGATGTTTCGATAAATGTGCCGATTGTTGGGCTAGAAGCTTGCGGAACTTCGTTTATGAAAGATTTAGCAAATCTTAAAATGCTAATTTCAACGGCTGATGGTGGTGTTGCGGATATTTCGCCGGCACCTTGTTTAGAAGTTAGTGGCGCAAATTATAATGACGAATTGAAGTCTTTGTATCTTCAAATGAATCGGGCTGGGCAGATTTTTAAAGATGATTATTTGCTTGAAAAACAAATTCGAAAACAGCTAAAAGGCTATGTTCCTGTGGTCTCTGGCTCTCGAATGATGAAAGATTATTTGCGACTTATTTTTGGAAAATAA
- the rpsP gene encoding 30S ribosomal protein S16 — protein sequence MLAIRLQRLGRKGYPVYRVAVQEAHRHPSSGRVVSYVGSYNPHTKEAKIEKELAEKYLYNGAQPTPRVVKLLEEAGIEMPKWVKKPAQKTRAIKNAEKLRRNQPKEEVLEEA from the coding sequence ATGCTAGCAATCAGATTACAGCGATTAGGTCGCAAAGGTTATCCTGTTTATCGCGTAGCGGTTCAGGAAGCGCATCGGCATCCGTCGAGTGGGCGCGTAGTTAGCTATGTTGGTTCATATAACCCACATACAAAAGAAGCCAAGATCGAAAAAGAATTGGCTGAAAAATATCTTTATAATGGTGCTCAACCAACTCCACGAGTTGTAAAACTTTTGGAAGAAGCAGGAATTGAAATGCCAAAATGGGTTAAAAAACCTGCACAAAAAACTCGTGCAATCAAAAACGCCGAAAAGCTTCGCCGTAACCAACCAAAAGAAGAAGTTTTAGAAGAAGCTTAA
- a CDS encoding RimK family alpha-L-glutamate ligase produces MRIAILSNGPGNYSTKRLREEAESRGHEVEVIAYGKCYVSIDEKNPKVMYDGENIGKFDAFIPRIASHMTEYGTSVVRQLEAAYPRAFFMNRSIAIMRARDKLRSTQIMAKYGVSIPKTVFSRNSNDIDDLLEEIGGTPAIIKLARGTHGNGVVLAETKKAAKSVLQAFYLTNSDGTNVLLQEFIKESAGTDIRAFVVGSQVVASMKRQSLDDDFRSNLHKGGLGEPIKLTPEEKRMAVRAAKAMGLTIAGVDLMRSARGPLVLEVNASPGFGIEKVTYRDVAGKIIDYIERNAKRGNKKDKIGA; encoded by the coding sequence ATGAGAATTGCAATTTTATCAAATGGGCCGGGAAATTATTCAACAAAACGTTTGCGAGAAGAGGCAGAAAGTCGCGGGCATGAAGTTGAGGTTATTGCCTATGGAAAATGTTATGTTTCGATTGATGAAAAAAATCCAAAAGTGATGTATGATGGTGAGAATATTGGTAAATTTGACGCCTTTATTCCGCGAATTGCTAGTCATATGACCGAATATGGAACGTCTGTTGTTCGTCAACTTGAGGCGGCGTATCCACGAGCATTTTTTATGAATCGTTCGATCGCAATTATGCGTGCGCGAGATAAGTTGCGTTCAACTCAAATTATGGCAAAATATGGTGTTTCGATCCCAAAAACGGTGTTTTCTCGAAATTCGAATGATATTGATGATCTTTTGGAAGAAATTGGTGGAACACCCGCAATTATTAAGCTTGCTCGTGGAACGCACGGCAATGGTGTGGTTTTAGCGGAAACTAAAAAGGCTGCAAAATCAGTGCTTCAAGCGTTCTATTTGACAAATTCTGATGGAACTAACGTACTTCTTCAAGAATTTATTAAAGAGTCGGCAGGAACGGATATTCGCGCTTTCGTGGTTGGATCTCAAGTGGTGGCAAGTATGAAACGTCAAAGTTTGGATGATGATTTTCGTTCAAATTTGCATAAAGGTGGATTAGGTGAGCCGATTAAACTTACACCTGAAGAAAAGCGAATGGCAGTTCGGGCAGCAAAAGCAATGGGCTTGACTATCGCTGGTGTTGATCTAATGCGTTCAGCACGTGGTCCGTTGGTTCTGGAGGTTAATGCGAGCCCAGGATTCGGGATTGAAAAAGTTACTTATCGCGATGTTGCAGGTAAAATTATTGATTATATTGAGCGAAATGCAAAACGCGGCAATAAAAAAGATAAAATTGGAGCATAA
- a CDS encoding RimK/LysX family protein, with translation MEEKVIFGTFEDVTFTDVSGEKISEVKTIAKIDTGAFSGVVHAEKIFEKDGILSFDLFGDEKLHFETQDFRFRNVRNTHGGVKKRFLVKFGILIEGKRFEALFGLDNRSEMKFEMLIGRAFLIKNNVLVDSCQKINLDEEWEQMGEKQ, from the coding sequence ATGGAAGAAAAAGTGATTTTTGGAACTTTTGAAGATGTGACTTTCACTGATGTTTCAGGAGAAAAGATCTCGGAAGTTAAAACTATCGCCAAAATTGATACAGGAGCTTTTTCAGGAGTTGTTCATGCTGAAAAAATTTTCGAAAAAGATGGTATTTTAAGTTTTGATCTATTCGGTGATGAAAAACTTCATTTTGAAACGCAAGATTTTAGGTTTCGAAATGTTCGAAACACTCATGGTGGTGTGAAAAAGCGTTTTTTGGTGAAATTTGGAATTTTGATTGAGGGCAAAAGATTTGAAGCGTTATTTGGGTTAGACAACCGTTCGGAAATGAAATTTGAAATGCTGATTGGCCGCGCATTTTTGATTAAAAATAATGTTTTGGTTGATTCGTGCCAAAAAATTAATCTTGATGAAGAATGGGAACAGATGGGAGAAAAACAATAA
- a CDS encoding flavohemoglobin expression-modulating QEGLA motif protein, whose amino-acid sequence MNNFESNFGKNELLDTREIFKESEPKIISTFTPENANEAKSEFLENDNLSHPNNEYEKLNSSEIENLYQNISNAILVVENDNSLGEIEREMYNTQLETRIKTVKMLEAACNFRKAESLADKQKAQEEFMKNNIEVYGEPDFEIFHSLLSDKITKIDTLKLDDKGEKIRSEFYELIKKDEILNQNIERFKPSDEVFHNFGEIIKDLYSKQLELIPKKDDDRYLADEIFEVFENILKGFEKDGFSKFNVEWEDSGAIAVSAKDKKIFIPKNRKPVSKKELEGLVVHEIGTHYMRAQMGEAYNNQALRTGLDGYMNTEEGIARAMEMAVKGDYQEAGVQHYLTAGFAYFNNMNFRKAFEANWRMGILDGKNNFSEENIDKKRQIAYRNTQRIFRGTDELPWFKDLSYFNGGQEIWKYIEENIDSPTLIDDFLLGGKNNIHNLDQQRQIYELKVGKK is encoded by the coding sequence GTGAATAATTTCGAAAGCAATTTTGGTAAAAATGAACTTCTTGATACAAGGGAGATTTTTAAAGAGTCGGAGCCGAAAATCATTTCAACATTTACTCCAGAAAATGCAAATGAAGCAAAGTCTGAATTTCTTGAAAATGATAATCTTTCTCACCCAAATAATGAATATGAAAAGTTAAATAGTAGTGAAATTGAAAATCTTTACCAAAATATTTCGAATGCAATTTTAGTGGTTGAAAACGATAATTCACTTGGTGAGATCGAGCGAGAAATGTACAATACTCAACTCGAAACAAGAATTAAAACTGTTAAAATGCTCGAAGCGGCCTGTAATTTTCGAAAAGCTGAAAGTTTAGCAGACAAACAAAAAGCTCAAGAAGAATTCATGAAAAACAATATTGAAGTTTATGGTGAGCCAGACTTTGAGATATTCCATTCTCTACTTTCAGATAAAATTACAAAAATTGATACTTTGAAGCTTGATGACAAAGGTGAAAAAATCCGTTCAGAGTTTTATGAACTAATCAAAAAGGATGAAATTTTAAATCAAAACATAGAAAGATTTAAGCCGAGCGATGAAGTTTTTCACAATTTTGGTGAGATTATTAAAGACTTATATTCAAAACAATTAGAACTTATTCCGAAAAAAGATGATGATAGATATTTAGCGGATGAGATTTTTGAAGTTTTCGAAAATATTTTGAAAGGTTTTGAAAAAGATGGATTTTCGAAATTTAATGTTGAATGGGAAGATTCTGGTGCGATTGCGGTTTCGGCAAAAGATAAGAAAATTTTTATTCCCAAAAATCGAAAACCAGTTTCAAAAAAAGAGCTTGAAGGTTTGGTTGTGCACGAAATTGGAACGCACTATATGCGTGCTCAAATGGGTGAGGCTTATAATAATCAAGCTTTAAGGACTGGGCTTGATGGATATATGAACACTGAAGAAGGAATCGCTCGTGCTATGGAAATGGCCGTAAAAGGCGATTATCAAGAAGCGGGTGTTCAACATTATTTGACGGCAGGCTTTGCTTATTTTAATAATATGAATTTTCGTAAAGCTTTCGAAGCTAATTGGAGAATGGGTATTTTAGACGGCAAAAATAATTTTTCGGAAGAGAATATCGATAAAAAACGTCAAATTGCTTATAGAAATACACAGAGGATTTTTCGTGGAACTGATGAGTTACCTTGGTTTAAAGATCTGAGCTATTTTAATGGTGGCCAAGAGATTTGGAAATATATTGAAGAAAATATTGATTCACCGACATTGATTGATGATTTTTTGCTTGGCGGGAAGAATAATATACATAATTTAGACCAGCAAAGGCAGATCTATGAACTTAAAGTTGGTAAGAAATAA
- the rnc gene encoding ribonuclease III → MSGILLAPYHEWAKEKLGYDFENIDLLVTALTHRSYLNEHKKSASEHNERLEFLGDAVLELVTTDFLFSNYDKPEGILTAWRSALVRTESIGAAGERLGYEKLIRMSRGEKQGSARARQQILANAFEATTGAIYLDKGYEAAKKYITDNILSTLPQILEEESWRDPKSYLQEISQARDGFTPIYKVLKEDGPDHDKNFTLGVFVGDKKMGEGEGPSKQTAQQEAAREAIRKYKNNEKR, encoded by the coding sequence ATGAGTGGAATTTTATTGGCGCCTTATCATGAATGGGCGAAAGAGAAACTTGGCTATGATTTCGAAAATATTGATTTATTAGTGACTGCATTAACACATCGAAGCTATTTAAATGAACATAAAAAATCAGCAAGTGAACATAATGAACGACTTGAATTTTTGGGCGATGCGGTTTTAGAGCTCGTTACTACTGATTTTCTATTTTCGAACTATGATAAACCTGAGGGAATTTTAACAGCTTGGCGTTCAGCGTTGGTTAGAACTGAAAGTATTGGTGCGGCTGGCGAAAGACTCGGTTATGAAAAACTAATTCGGATGAGCCGTGGTGAAAAACAAGGCTCTGCAAGGGCTCGCCAGCAGATTTTGGCAAATGCTTTCGAAGCAACTACGGGTGCTATTTATCTTGATAAGGGTTACGAAGCTGCAAAAAAATATATCACAGATAATATTTTGAGTACTCTGCCGCAAATTTTAGAGGAAGAATCTTGGCGTGATCCAAAGAGTTATCTACAAGAGATTTCACAAGCAAGAGATGGTTTTACTCCAATTTATAAAGTTCTTAAAGAGGATGGTCCAGATCACGATAAGAATTTCACTCTTGGTGTTTTTGTTGGTGATAAAAAAATGGGTGAAGGTGAAGGACCAAGTAAACAAACTGCTCAACAAGAAGCAGCTCGAGAGGCAATTCGAAAATATAAGAATAACGAAAAGAGATAA
- a CDS encoding NUDIX domain-containing protein: MANKKVEHFRKYFHRTRRSSIQEIVREPTAGGVIFRRNQKNEVEILLIQDSKDRWTIPKGHIEEGETAQETAKREIGEEAGLHDVKIIGWLGKINFRYRRIDKLVLMTTQVFLVKALGNTDAIQKEDWMNGIRWFSFSDALDEIEYEDIGKLILLAMKKIRQENL, from the coding sequence ATGGCGAACAAGAAGGTTGAACATTTTCGAAAATATTTTCATAGAACACGCCGATCTTCAATTCAGGAAATTGTTCGTGAACCGACCGCTGGTGGCGTAATTTTTCGTCGTAATCAAAAAAATGAAGTTGAAATTTTGCTGATTCAAGACTCGAAAGACCGCTGGACGATTCCGAAAGGTCATATCGAAGAAGGAGAAACAGCTCAAGAAACTGCTAAGCGTGAAATTGGGGAAGAAGCGGGTCTTCATGATGTAAAAATTATTGGCTGGCTTGGCAAAATAAATTTTCGATATAGGCGAATCGATAAGCTTGTTTTAATGACAACTCAAGTTTTTTTAGTTAAAGCACTTGGTAATACTGATGCGATCCAAAAAGAAGATTGGATGAATGGTATTAGATGGTTTAGTTTTTCTGATGCATTGGATGAGATTGAATATGAAGATATCGGTAAGCTAATTTTGCTTGCGATGAAAAAAATTAGACAGGAGAACTTATAA
- the nusB gene encoding transcription antitermination factor NusB produces MASNRHLGRIVVLQTLYEYEFRSQAQDKTVDLAEIIFRNMKQYEEAIGDKQFVQDLLNGIIERQVELDTKLQPMAPEWPISQIARIDRNVLRMGLYELLYSRETVPPKVAINEAVELAKAFGSDNSSKFINGVLGTAYKLFVEEQNGEQEG; encoded by the coding sequence ATGGCATCAAATAGACATTTAGGAAGGATTGTTGTTCTTCAAACACTTTATGAATATGAATTTCGCTCTCAGGCGCAAGATAAAACTGTTGACTTGGCTGAGATTATTTTTCGAAATATGAAGCAATATGAGGAAGCGATTGGAGATAAGCAATTCGTTCAAGATTTATTAAACGGGATTATTGAAAGACAGGTTGAACTGGATACGAAACTTCAGCCAATGGCACCAGAATGGCCAATTTCACAGATTGCGCGAATTGACCGTAATGTTTTAAGAATGGGGCTTTATGAATTGCTTTATTCTCGGGAAACGGTTCCACCAAAAGTGGCTATAAATGAAGCAGTTGAGCTTGCTAAAGCGTTTGGTTCCGATAATTCAAGTAAGTTTATTAACGGCGTATTAGGAACGGCGTATAAGCTTTTTGTGGAGGAACAAAATGGCGAACAAGAAGGTTGA
- the leuS gene encoding leucine--tRNA ligase, giving the protein MKRYNPIEIEEKWQKKWDESKLYEVEADSSKQKMYISGMFPYPSGAGLHTGHARSYTIVDSIARFYRQQGKNVLNPIGWDTFGLPAENYAIKTGISPQEATKTNIENFKKQFKRLGISIDWSREINTSNPEYYKWTQWIFREMYKKGLAYRKESYQWWCDNDKTVLANEQVENGRCWRCGEEVSKKQMTQWFFKITAYADELLADIDELDWPEKIKTMQRNWIGKSEGAEIEFEIADGNAKGEKIKVFTTRPDTIFGVAFLTIAPEHELLEKLSTDLTREKLEEYKKKSLKKSEIERQENKEKTGIFTGSYAINPANGKKIPIWVSDYVLGGYGEGAVMAVPAHDERDFEFAKKFDLDIIKVVEKPESMADDDSCYHGEGVMVNSGEFNGQKSEDVREQILGWLEESGFGRSKTTYKMRDWLISRQRYWGCPIPIAYDKDGKEHLIPEDQLPVMLPTLSDFKPDDSGKSALAKSKEFITVEINGEKMTRETDTMDGYACSSWYLLRYADPRNSKQAWDPELVNYWAPVDYYVGGDHAVAHLLYIRFWTHVFRDLGLTNFAEPVKKLLYHGYINAEDGSKMSKSKGNTIDPLEVIDQGYGADSLRTYEMFIAPYEVDASWDSRGIAGVYRFLNRIWVLVQEFIESEKSAENLSNFAEVQKIQHKTIKKVTEDFHRESLNTAVAALMEFVNDLYKLKLEGFSNDWQFILEDLLKMLVPFAPHISSELWQQLGNNDFIEKSGWPKWNEELLKTDEIQIIVQVNGKLRGKIKVSANSEKDEILAIARAEDNVSKFLQDKEILKEIFIPNKLINFVVK; this is encoded by the coding sequence ATGAAAAGATATAATCCGATTGAAATTGAAGAAAAGTGGCAAAAAAAATGGGATGAATCAAAGCTTTATGAGGTTGAAGCAGATTCTTCGAAACAGAAAATGTATATTTCGGGAATGTTTCCGTATCCAAGTGGAGCAGGGCTTCACACAGGCCATGCAAGGAGCTATACGATTGTTGATTCGATCGCGCGTTTTTATCGCCAGCAGGGTAAAAATGTTTTAAACCCAATCGGTTGGGATACTTTTGGTTTGCCGGCTGAAAATTATGCAATTAAAACTGGAATATCTCCACAAGAAGCCACAAAAACTAATATCGAAAATTTTAAAAAACAGTTTAAACGACTTGGAATTTCAATCGATTGGTCGCGAGAAATTAACACTTCAAATCCAGAATATTACAAATGGACACAGTGGATTTTTCGCGAAATGTATAAAAAAGGTCTAGCTTACCGTAAAGAAAGCTATCAGTGGTGGTGTGATAATGATAAAACAGTTCTCGCAAATGAGCAGGTTGAAAATGGCCGATGCTGGCGTTGTGGTGAAGAAGTTTCGAAAAAACAAATGACTCAGTGGTTCTTTAAAATTACTGCATATGCTGACGAACTTTTGGCTGATATTGACGAATTAGATTGGCCAGAAAAGATTAAAACGATGCAGCGAAATTGGATTGGAAAATCTGAGGGTGCTGAGATTGAATTTGAAATTGCTGACGGAAATGCAAAAGGTGAAAAAATTAAAGTTTTTACAACTCGACCAGATACTATTTTTGGCGTGGCATTTTTAACTATTGCACCAGAACATGAATTGCTCGAAAAACTCTCTACTGATTTAACTAGAGAAAAACTTGAAGAATATAAGAAAAAATCACTTAAAAAATCTGAAATTGAGCGCCAAGAAAATAAAGAAAAGACAGGAATTTTTACTGGAAGTTATGCAATAAATCCAGCGAATGGTAAGAAAATCCCAATTTGGGTGAGTGATTATGTGCTTGGAGGCTATGGTGAAGGGGCTGTTATGGCGGTTCCTGCTCATGATGAGCGAGATTTTGAATTTGCTAAAAAATTTGATTTGGATATTATAAAAGTTGTTGAGAAGCCTGAGAGTATGGCGGATGATGATTCTTGCTATCATGGAGAAGGAGTTATGGTTAACTCTGGTGAATTTAACGGTCAAAAATCAGAGGATGTTCGCGAACAGATTTTAGGCTGGCTTGAAGAATCTGGATTTGGTCGCTCGAAAACTACATATAAAATGCGAGATTGGTTGATTTCTCGGCAGCGTTATTGGGGCTGCCCCATTCCTATTGCTTATGACAAAGATGGGAAAGAGCATTTAATCCCCGAGGATCAATTGCCTGTGATGCTTCCGACTTTGAGTGATTTTAAGCCTGATGATTCTGGAAAGTCGGCCCTTGCTAAGAGTAAAGAATTCATTACAGTTGAAATTAATGGCGAGAAAATGACTCGTGAAACCGATACGATGGATGGTTATGCATGCTCAAGCTGGTATCTTTTGCGATATGCTGACCCTCGAAATTCTAAACAAGCTTGGGATCCTGAGCTTGTAAATTACTGGGCGCCGGTTGATTATTATGTTGGTGGCGACCACGCGGTTGCGCATTTACTGTATATTCGTTTTTGGACTCATGTTTTTAGAGATTTGGGACTAACTAATTTTGCTGAACCAGTTAAAAAACTCCTTTATCACGGATATATCAATGCGGAAGATGGTTCGAAAATGAGTAAATCAAAGGGGAATACTATTGATCCGCTTGAAGTCATTGACCAAGGATATGGTGCAGATTCACTTCGAACTTATGAAATGTTTATTGCTCCATATGAAGTTGACGCTTCTTGGGATTCACGAGGTATAGCTGGAGTTTATCGTTTTCTGAATCGTATTTGGGTTTTGGTTCAAGAGTTTATTGAATCTGAAAAATCTGCTGAAAATCTTTCAAATTTTGCTGAAGTCCAAAAAATCCAGCATAAAACCATCAAGAAAGTTACTGAAGATTTTCACCGCGAAAGCCTAAATACTGCGGTTGCTGCTCTGATGGAATTTGTAAATGATCTTTATAAATTGAAACTTGAAGGTTTTTCGAACGATTGGCAATTTATTTTAGAAGATTTACTTAAAATGCTTGTTCCATTTGCTCCACATATTTCAAGCGAACTCTGGCAGCAGCTTGGAAATAATGACTTTATTGAAAAATCTGGCTGGCCAAAATGGAATGAAGAGCTTTTGAAAACTGATGAAATTCAAATTATTGTTCAAGTTAATGGAAAGCTTCGCGGGAAAATTAAAGTTTCGGCAAACTCTGAAAAGGATGAAATTCTTGCTATTGCAAGAGCAGAAGATAACGTTTCAAAATTCTTGCAAGACAAGGAGATTTTGAAAGAAATTTTCATTCCGAATAAATTAATTAACTTTGTAGTTAAATAA